TGCGAGCACGATGCCGAAGCCGAGCATGCCGTGGGCCCTACCCTGGCCGCCCGGCGGAAACAATCGCATCACCACCAGCATCGGCAGCGGCTGCAACAAACCTGCAGCGACCCCCTGCAGGATGCGCATCGCAACGAGGAAGGCGAACCCATCCGCCATCGCTCCGGCGATGCTTGACGTTGCGAGCAGCAGATTGGCGCTCAGGAAGAGTCGCCGAAAACCCACGCGCTCCAGCAGCCAAGGCGTCGGCAACATCGCCACCGTGAGCGCGGCGAGAAAGCCCGTGACTGCCCACTGAACCTGATCCTGCTCCAGGCCAAAATCACGCCCCAGCGCCGGTACCGCTACGTTGAAGCTGCTCGTGGCAAGCACCGCCCCGATGGTGGCAAGCCCGACCACCGCGAGCGCGAGCCACTTGAACGCCGCGCCATGGCGAGCGACAAGGGCGTCGAGCGTTGGCGCCTCAGGCAGGCCACGCATCGGCGGCTCGGGTGGCGGTGCAGGTCATGGGCATCCGTACAACAGTCGCGGCATGCTGCTCAACGCGCAACCGGCTGCCAGGACACGCCGTTGATGTGCGAGCCGCCGTCGAGGAAGACGGTGTTGCCAGTCATGTAGCTGCCGCCGTCACTGCACATGAAGGCGACGACGCTGCCGATGTCCTGCTCGGGCTCGCCCATGCGGCCCATCGGATTCTGTCGCAGCAACTGGGCGGCGTTGTCCGGCGAGGCGGCGGCGAAGCGATCGTAGGCCGGCGTGCGCGCGCCCGGGCAGATCGCATTCACGGTGATGCCGTGCGCCGCCCACTCGCGCGCGGCGCTGCGGGTGAGGCAGCGCAGCGCTTCCTTGCTGACGTTGTAGTCGGCGGTGTACATGTGCGCATTGACGCCGTTGAGCGAGCACATGTTGATGACGCGGCCCCAGCGCTGCGCCTTCATGTGCGGGAAGGCGCGCTGCATCGCCGCCAGCGGGGCGTAGAAGCTGCCCTGCAGCGCGCGCGCGAAGTCGCACGCCACCTTGGTCTCGAGCGGCCCCGGCAGGTTGCCCAGGTAGGCATTGTTGATGAGGACGTGCAGCGTGCCGAAGCGCTCGACGACGGTGTCGACCAGGCCCTCGACACTCGCGCTGTCGGCGATGTCGCAGCCGATCGCCACCGCGTCACCGCCGCGCGACTGCGCGATGGCCACCGTCTCGGCCGCGGTCTCGGCGTTGATGTCGGCCACCACCACGCGAGCGCCCTGCTCCGCCAGCTGCAGGGCCACGCCACGGCCGATGCCCTGGCCCGCGCCGGTGACGATGGCGACCTTGCCGCACAGAAGGCCGCTGCCGGTAGCCGCCATCGCTCAGGCCTCGACCCGGCTCAGGTCGCCGTAGCGCTGCACGTGGAAATCGCCGTCGCCGAGGCTGGCCTGGGCGACGCGGATGCGCTTGAGGTAGAGGCCGACGTCGAGCTCGTCGGTGACGCCCATGCCGCCATGCATCTGCACCGCCTCGCGGCTGATGCGGTGGGCGGCGTCGCCGGCCTTCCACTTGGCGAGGCTGGCCATGCGCGCGCGCGTCGCGGCGTCGAGCGCCGGATCGTCCATCGCCGCCAGGCCGGCCATCACCGTGCTGCGCGCGAGCTGCAGGTGCGCATAGCACCAGGCGGCGCGGTGCTGCAGCGCCTGGAAGCTGCCGATCGGCACGTCGAACTGCACGCGCGTCTTCAGGTACTCGACGGTGGTGTCGAACAGGCTCTGCGTGGCACCCAGCATCTCAGCCGCCAGGCACACGCGGCCACGGTCGAGCGCGGCATCGAGCGCGGCGAAGCCTGCGCCGTCCGCACCCAGCAGCGCCGCGGCGCCGACGCGCACGTCTTTCAGGACCAGGTTGGCGTGGTTGCGCGAATCGAGCGTTTTCATTGCCGACACCTGCAGGCCCGGCGTCTCGGCGGGCACCAGGAACAAGCCGATGCCGTCGCGATCACCGGCCGGGCCGGACGTGCGCGCGGCGACGATGAAGGCGTCTGCGCCGACACCATCGGCCACGAAGGCCTTGGCACCCGTCAGCACATAAGCTTCGCCATCACGCGTGGCGCGCAGTGCCACCGCGGCCGGGTCGTGGCGCGGCGTTTCATCCACCGCGAGCGCGATGCGCTTGTCGCCGCCGATCAGCGCCGCCATCCACTCCGCCTGCTGCGCTGCGGAACCGGCGAGCTCGATCACCGAGCCGCCGAGCACGATGCTCGACAGCAGCGGCGAGGCCGACAGGTTGCGGCCGATCTGCTCGAACACCGCGCCCAGGCCCTTGCAGCCGAACGCCAGGCCGCCGAGTTCCTCGGGAAAGGGAATCGCGCTCCAGCCCATGTCGATCATCTCGCGCCACAGCGCGGCGTCGAAGCCGTCGGCGGTGCCCCCTGACGCACCCTCGTCGCGCAGCTTGCGCTGTGCGGTCACCGGACTCTTCGCCATCAGGAACTCGGCGGCGGTGTCGGCCAGCAGTTGCTGCTCTTCGGAATAAACCAGACTCATGACGCGCTGCTCCTCACTTGCCCTGCTTGCCGGTGTTGCCCTCGGGCAGCTCCAGCACCCGCTTGGCGATCACGTTCAACTGCACCTCGGACGAGCCGCCGGCGATGGTCTGCGCGAAGCTGCCCAGCCAGGCTTTGGTCAATGCCAGCTCCTGCGGCTCGAAGGCCTCGCCTTCCCAGCCCAGCGCGCGGTGGCCGAGCACGTCGACCAGCACCTCGAACTTGTCCTTCTCCTGCTCGGAATGCACCAGCTTCATGATCGACATCAGGCCGGAGACGTTCTTGCGTGCGCGGGCCTCCTCGCCCATGCGCTGGGCGGTGAGGCTGTAGGCCATCTCGTCCATCGCCATCGCGTAGGCGCGCTGGCGCAGCGCGACGTCGGCCGGCGAGGACGCATCCTGCGCCGGCAGGTACTTGCCGGCGATCGACAGCAGGTCGAAGTGGGTCGGCAGGCTGAACTCGCCGAACTTCGACATCGCCCGGCGCTCGTGCTGCAGCAGCGCCTTGGCCAGGGTCCAGCCGCCGTCGAGCGG
This genomic stretch from Thauera sp. GDN1 harbors:
- a CDS encoding SDR family oxidoreductase; translated protein: MAATGSGLLCGKVAIVTGAGQGIGRGVALQLAEQGARVVVADINAETAAETVAIAQSRGGDAVAIGCDIADSASVEGLVDTVVERFGTLHVLINNAYLGNLPGPLETKVACDFARALQGSFYAPLAAMQRAFPHMKAQRWGRVINMCSLNGVNAHMYTADYNVSKEALRCLTRSAAREWAAHGITVNAICPGARTPAYDRFAAASPDNAAQLLRQNPMGRMGEPEQDIGSVVAFMCSDGGSYMTGNTVFLDGGSHINGVSWQPVAR
- a CDS encoding acyl-CoA dehydrogenase family protein codes for the protein MSLVYSEEQQLLADTAAEFLMAKSPVTAQRKLRDEGASGGTADGFDAALWREMIDMGWSAIPFPEELGGLAFGCKGLGAVFEQIGRNLSASPLLSSIVLGGSVIELAGSAAQQAEWMAALIGGDKRIALAVDETPRHDPAAVALRATRDGEAYVLTGAKAFVADGVGADAFIVAARTSGPAGDRDGIGLFLVPAETPGLQVSAMKTLDSRNHANLVLKDVRVGAAALLGADGAGFAALDAALDRGRVCLAAEMLGATQSLFDTTVEYLKTRVQFDVPIGSFQALQHRAAWCYAHLQLARSTVMAGLAAMDDPALDAATRARMASLAKWKAGDAAHRISREAVQMHGGMGVTDELDVGLYLKRIRVAQASLGDGDFHVQRYGDLSRVEA